The genomic DNA AATACGAGCGCTGCTGCTGCTCTTAGATCTGTTGCATAGACTTCAGCACCTTGTAATTCGTGATTACCATCCATGATTGCAATGTTGCCATCGATTTTTACATGTGCATTCATTCTGCGCATTTCTTCAAGATGTTGGAAACGGTTCTCAAAGACTGTTTCGGTCACAACACTTGTACCTTCTGCAACCAACTGGATAGCAGTCATTTGTGCTTGCATATCCGTTGGGAAACCAGGATGTGGCATCGTTTTTACATCTGTTGGTAAAATATGTTTTGGTCCGATGACACGAACGCCACCGTCTTCTTCAGTGATCGTTGCACCCATTTCGATCAATTTAGAGATCAATGGACGATTATGCTCAGAAATCGCATCAGCGATCAATAGATTGCCTTCAGTCATCGCTGCTGCTACCATGAAAGTACCGGCTTCGATACGGTCTTGGACGATTGAATGGTTGACTGCATGCAAATGATCAACGCCTTCGATACGCATCGTTTCTGTACCAGCGCCATAAACATTCGCACCCATTTTATTTAAGATATTCGCTAAATCAACGATTTCAGGTTCACGTGCGACGTTTTCAATGATCGTCGTGCCTTTTGCTTTGACAGCAGCCATCATGATGTTTTGTGTCGCACCAACACTTGGAAAATCTAAATAGATCGTATTTCCGATCAGTTGATCGGCGATTGCTTCGATATAACCATTCTTTTGAATGATTTTTGCACCCAAGGCTTGAAAACCTTTTAGGTGTAAATCGATCGGACGTTTTCCAATCGCACATCCACCAGGCATTGCAACTTTTGCATGACCATTTCTAGCCAATAATGGTCCCATCACAACGATTGACGCACGCATTTGGCTTACGTATTCATAAGGTGCTTCAATTTCTAATTCTCTCGATGCATCAAGTGTCACACGATTATTCTCTTCATCAAACGCTACATCTACGTTCAAATGACGGATCACTTGATTCATAGTGAACACGTCAGAAAGAATTGGCACATTATCTAAAACGGTCGTTCCTTCTTCAGCCAATAAACTTGCGGCTAAAATCGGCAATACCGCATTCTTTGCTCCTTCGATCTTTACTGTTCCTTTTAATTGATTGCCACCTTTTACGATGATCTCTTCCATGTTGTTCCCCCCAAAAAAATCCGTTGAGTATACATTCGCTCAAAATCTTTTTTATTATATCACTTCTTGTTTTAAAATAGTACCTTTTTTTAAAATTATAGGCTGACGAAAAGATTTCGACATAGCGCAATGATCTCTAAGAAAAAACTGCTCGCTGTATACCCTAAAAAAATTGAAAAAAGGACAATTGCCATTCTAATTTGTGTCGTATGCATTGAACGAAAAAAAGCGTCAACGCGTAAAGAACGCAAAGACCAAAAGGCTAAGTAAATAAATGCCAAATGACTAACGATCCGAATGATTGCATCAATACCATATACTTGCATCATTACGCCCTTTCTAACAAATGTTTTTGATAACTAACACACTGATGATACCATAAATTTTATAAAAGTAGAAATTATTGGTTGTAAAAATGATAAATCTCTGTAATTTTCTTGACAAACTCTGAAAAATGGATGAAAAATATCATTTCTTTCCACTAAAAAAATAATTTTTATTCTGACATCGAATGAATATTAATGAAGAGACGCTTCGTTAACGGAAAAAATCTCAAACGTTTTAACATAGTATACTAAATCTGTGACCGTATACGTTAAAGGGTACGCTTAGTTGAAGAATCTCATTTTAGCTTCACTTGGTTATTCTGACAGAGGTTGTGACAGAAGCGATCAGCACTGAATTGTTGCTTCTGGAACACCGTTTATTCGATGACCTACCGTATCATCACTGTTGACCGTTTATAAAAAAAAGAGATCAGGAAACACACGTGGCTGCATTAGCACCCATAAGTGTTTGTCCTGATCTCTTCTTTTTGGAGTGGTTCTCCCTCCATAATTCAATTACTTGTTAATTATAGTAATCACTTATGTTTTGATACATTGATACGGTTCACTGCTCGGTGTAACGCAACAGTTGCCCGTTTCAGTTCATTCTTATCTTCTTTTTGTTTGGCTTCTTCGATTTGGCGTTCAGCACGTTGTTTTGCACGTTCTGCTCGAGTGACGTCGATATCTCGTTCACGTTCCGCACTATCTGCGACAATTGAAACTAAGTTATCGCGAACTTCCATGATGCCGCCGTTCACAGCGATCCAGTCAACGTGTGTATCTGAATCTGTCCGCTTCACACGAACTTCATCGATTGTTAAAGGCACGATGATGGGTGCATGCTGTGGTAAAATACCAAGTTCGCCAGCAGTAGTTCGTGCAACAACGATTGCCGCATGGTGATCATAAACTAAACCATCGGGAGTAACCACATTTACAGTTAAATATTGATCCATGGGGCACCCCTTTCTAGTAGCCTAGTTTTTTCGCTTTTTCGACAACGTCTTCGATTCGGCCGACACTGCGGAATGCTTCTTCAGGAAGGTCGTCGTATTTACCTTCAAGAATCTCACGGAAGCCTTTGACAGTTTCTTCAACTGGTACGTAAGAACCTGGAAGACCTGTGAATTGTTCAGCTACATTGAAGTTTTGTGATAAGAAGAATTGGATTCGACGAGCGCGTGAAACCAATATTTTTTCTTGATCTGATAATTCATCCATCCCTAAAATAGCGATGATGTCTTGCAATTCACGGTAACGTTGTAATACGTGTTGTACTTCAGTCGCTACTTTGTAGTGTTCTTCTCCTACGATTTCAGGAGATAACGCACTTGATGAAGAAGCAAGTGGGTCAACGGCTGGATAGATCCCTTGTTCGGTCAATTTACGTTCCAAGTTTGTCGTTGCATCTAAATGGGCAAATGTCGTTGCTGGCGCTGGGTCAGTATAGTCATCCGCTGGCACGTAGATTGCTTGGATCGAAGTGATCGAACCTTTTTTCGTTGAAGTGATCCGTTCTTGGAGTTGTCCCATTTCAGTCGCTAAGGTTGGTTGATAACCAACCGCTGATGGCATACGTCCTAGTAAGGCAGATACTTCTGAACCTGCTTGGGTGAAACGGAAAATATTATCAATAAATAAGAGCACGTCTTGTCCTTCGACATCACGGAAATATTCCGCAATCGTCAATCCAGTTAGTGCGACACGCATACGAGCACCTGGTGGCTCATTCATTTGTCCAAACACCATCGCTGTTTTTTCGATTACGCCTGAATCTTTCATTTCGTAATACAGATCGTTTCCTTCACGGGTACGTTCCCCTACACCGGTAAACACTGAGATTCCCCCATGTTCTTGGGCGATATTATGGATCAATTCTTGGATCAGTACGGTTTTACCAACACCGGCACCCCCAAACAATCCAACTTTCCCACCTTTTAAATAAGGTGCTAATAAGTCAATGACTTTGATCCCAGTTTCAAGAATCTCTGTACTTGTGCTTAATTCATCAAAATTTGGTGCTTTCTTGTGGATCTCGCTTCTTTGGGCATCCTCTGGAAATGGTGCTTCCAAATCGATTGTTTCACCTAACACGTTGAACACACGACCTAATGTTTCTGTTCCAACTGGTACAGAGATCGCTTTGCTTGTGTCGATGACTTCCATTCCACGTTGTAGTCCATCCGTCGATTCCATTGCGATCGTACGGATCACACCGTCACCTAATTCTAATGCTGCTTCAAGAACAACTTTTGATTTTTGCTCATCATTTTTATAAACAACTAATGCGTTGTTGATATCTGGTAAGGATTGGTCTAAAGAAAATTCCACGTCGACAACGGGACCGATTACTTGAACAATCTTGCCTGAACTCATCTTTTTTCCTCCAATCTCCTTGCTATTCTAGTGCCGATGCTCCGGCAACAATTTCGGTAATTTCTTGGGTGATCGCCCCTTGTCTTGCACGGTTATAAGAAACCGTCAGATCATCGATGATGTTCGCAGCATTATCTGTTGCGGTTTTCATTGCAGTCATTCCCGCGGCATGTTCTGCCGTTTTCGCATCGACGATCGCACCATAAATCAAACTTTCGGCATATTGCGGCAACAGTTGAGTCAAGATTTCTTCTTTTGAAGGTTCAAAAATATATTCTTGCTCAAAGCTTTTCGCTTCTCCCGGATCTAAATCTGAAATAGGTAACATTTTTTCTACACGAAATTGACTAGTCAATGAATTGATATGATGGTTATAACATACATACAATTCGTCAAATACTTCATTTTGATACATGGTCGTTGCCATGTTCACGATTTTACGAACTTCATCAAAGCTAGGTTGATCAGACAAATTGCGCAGTTCATACGCTAAGTTGATGTCACGAGCTTTAAAGAAATCCGCTCCGGTACCACCAATGGCGATCATGACATATTCATCTGGTGATTGATGGTCTTCTTCCAAGATGGACATGGTCTGTT from Enterococcus mundtii includes the following:
- the atpD gene encoding F0F1 ATP synthase subunit beta — translated: MSSGKIVQVIGPVVDVEFSLDQSLPDINNALVVYKNDEQKSKVVLEAALELGDGVIRTIAMESTDGLQRGMEVIDTSKAISVPVGTETLGRVFNVLGETIDLEAPFPEDAQRSEIHKKAPNFDELSTSTEILETGIKVIDLLAPYLKGGKVGLFGGAGVGKTVLIQELIHNIAQEHGGISVFTGVGERTREGNDLYYEMKDSGVIEKTAMVFGQMNEPPGARMRVALTGLTIAEYFRDVEGQDVLLFIDNIFRFTQAGSEVSALLGRMPSAVGYQPTLATEMGQLQERITSTKKGSITSIQAIYVPADDYTDPAPATTFAHLDATTNLERKLTEQGIYPAVDPLASSSSALSPEIVGEEHYKVATEVQHVLQRYRELQDIIAILGMDELSDQEKILVSRARRIQFFLSQNFNVAEQFTGLPGSYVPVEETVKGFREILEGKYDDLPEEAFRSVGRIEDVVEKAKKLGY
- a CDS encoding F0F1 ATP synthase subunit gamma, whose product is MGASLNEIKTRIASTKKTSQITRAMQMVSASKLTKSEASSQKFQIYANKVREIVTHLTATQLTDIASANPRGDVNYNSMLISRPVKKTGYIVITADGGLVGGYNSSILKQTMSILEEDHQSPDEYVMIAIGGTGADFFKARDINLAYELRNLSDQPSFDEVRKIVNMATTMYQNEVFDELYVCYNHHINSLTSQFRVEKMLPISDLDPGEAKSFEQEYIFEPSKEEILTQLLPQYAESLIYGAIVDAKTAEHAAGMTAMKTATDNAANIIDDLTVSYNRARQGAITQEITEIVAGASALE
- the murA gene encoding UDP-N-acetylglucosamine 1-carboxyvinyltransferase, whose protein sequence is MEEIIVKGGNQLKGTVKIEGAKNAVLPILAASLLAEEGTTVLDNVPILSDVFTMNQVIRHLNVDVAFDEENNRVTLDASRELEIEAPYEYVSQMRASIVVMGPLLARNGHAKVAMPGGCAIGKRPIDLHLKGFQALGAKIIQKNGYIEAIADQLIGNTIYLDFPSVGATQNIMMAAVKAKGTTIIENVAREPEIVDLANILNKMGANVYGAGTETMRIEGVDHLHAVNHSIVQDRIEAGTFMVAAAMTEGNLLIADAISEHNRPLISKLIEMGATITEEDGGVRVIGPKHILPTDVKTMPHPGFPTDMQAQMTAIQLVAEGTSVVTETVFENRFQHLEEMRRMNAHVKIDGNIAIMDGNHELQGAEVYATDLRAAAALVLAGLKANGITRVRNLKYLDRGYYNFHIKLQQLGADVERVNVEETPVEKTPQTIA
- a CDS encoding F0F1 ATP synthase subunit epsilon produces the protein MDQYLTVNVVTPDGLVYDHHAAIVVARTTAGELGILPQHAPIIVPLTIDEVRVKRTDSDTHVDWIAVNGGIMEVRDNLVSIVADSAERERDIDVTRAERAKQRAERQIEEAKQKEDKNELKRATVALHRAVNRINVSKHK
- a CDS encoding DUF1146 family protein, with protein sequence MQVYGIDAIIRIVSHLAFIYLAFWSLRSLRVDAFFRSMHTTQIRMAIVLFSIFLGYTASSFFLEIIALCRNLFVSL